A stretch of the Acyrthosiphon pisum isolate AL4f chromosome A2, pea_aphid_22Mar2018_4r6ur, whole genome shotgun sequence genome encodes the following:
- the LOC107884515 gene encoding putative nuclease HARBI1, with protein MEMQENVGFYRTTGFPGVIGCIDCTHVAIVPPTTNLNLVENQHPEYLYINQKNYHFINVQLICDSKLNILNVNALFPGSTHDNHIWNNSKVLPVVQELHERDLNDYYLLGDSGYPLHQWLLTPILNPSSAAEIHYNTKQMYTRSLMERCNGVLKARFRCLIKDRTLHYNPEKSSAIINACVVLHNLCITYNVPEYIYEELEENDMGIYQEVENNDVIHNNQQNRYLMLGRQQRNRIVQVLKNRT; from the exons ATGGAGATGCAAGAAAACGTAGG ATTTTATAGAACAACTGGATTTCCAGGAGTAATTGGTTGTATAGATTGTACCCATGTGGCAATTGTTCCACccacaacaaatttaaatttagttgaaAATCAGCATCctgaatatttatacataaatcaaaaaaactaCCACTTTATTAATGTgcaatta ATTTGTGATTCTAAACTGAACATTTTGAATGTCAATGCATTGTTTCCGGGGAGCACACATGACAATCATATATGGAATAATAGCAAAGTTTTACCAGTTGTTCAAGAATTACACGAGCGTGATTTGAATGATTACTATTTACTgg GAGATTCTGGGTATCCATTACATCAGTGGCTTTTAACGCCAATATTAAATCCAAGTAGTGCAGctgaaatacattataatactaagCAAATGTATACAAGAAGCTTAATGGAACGATGTAATGGGGTTCTAAAAGCCCGGTTTAG ATGTTTGATCAAAGATAGAACTTTACATTATAATCCTGAGAAATCATCAGCAATCATAAATGCTTGTgttgttttacataatttatgtattacataCAATGTACCTGAATATATATATGAAGAACTAGAGGAAAATGACATGGGAATATATCAAgaagttgaaaataatgatgtaattcataataatcaacaaaatagatatttaatgtTAGGAAGACAACAGAGAAACAGAATTGTTCAAGTGTTAAAAAATAGAACTtga
- the LOC100574072 gene encoding uncharacterized protein LOC100574072 — protein MFATHRITAKASKINFVVIALDEEAVRNIGDFLITAAPYADIRTRLIGHYGVPKVLVFCEIVKPGGLGDGRPSQLLRDMRNSMPPGIGENALKAFWLLTLQPSSLRRWTNWPRALIAFWRYPTLRASTCYPRSSLITCLAPFLRSLCRYSHSPRSSARLGGSYGNSHGPLHVRTRSSQRNYCVTTNTRFGSEARSFKPKSRDESASAFMEN, from the coding sequence ATGTTCGCGACTCACCGTATTACTGCCAAAGCGAGCAAAATTAATTTCGTCGTCATTGCTTTAGATGAAGAGGCAGTACGAAACATCGGTGACTTCCTGATCACGGCAGCCCCGTATGCCGACATTCGTACCCGCCTCATCGGCCACTATGGGGTTCCGAAAGTGTTGGTTTTCTGCGAAATCGTCAAGCCCGGAGGCTTGGGCGATGGCCGGCCGTCACAACTGCTCCGTGACATGCGCAACAGCATGCCTCCCGGCATAGGCGAAAACGCTTTGAAAGCATTTTGGCTTTTAACATTACAGCCATCCTCGCTGCGCCGTTGGACGAACTGGCCGCGCGCGCTGATCGCATTTTGGAGGTATCCTACCCTCAGAGCATCGACGTGCTATCCAAGGAGCAGTTTAATAACCTGTTTGGCTCCGTTTCTGCGCTCTCTCTGCAGGTACAGTCACTCACCAAGATCGTCAGCACGGCTGGGGGGCTCTTACGGCAACAGCCACGGTCCTTTACACGTTCGGACACGCAGCAGCCAGCGCAATTATTGTGTTACTACTAACACCAGGTTCGGGAGCGAGGCGCGCAGTTTCAAACCAAAGTCGCGGGATGAAAGCGCTTCCGCGTTCATGGAAAACTGA
- the Ndufaf4 gene encoding NADH dehydrogenase [ubiquinone] 1 alpha subcomplex assembly factor 4, producing the protein MGVAGSHFTKRIRRFNVVERTERVINKDKPIPAPLHKADAERLKQLLKDDPQLKEELVNKNSTLGKNLHSVYVTSKGDLPNIYPQSKTKLPQNRAQEFNSAFTFQEPEVVPPGRYTLTQITECIADHYKDKQIYTSQVLADRVKIDKKLMDNILKYYRVFDMYIPEKMVEKKTSPKLFLSNAIDKIRQSLEIDKYKEERKQIGKD; encoded by the exons ATGGGAGTAGCTGGATCTCATTTTACGAAGCGTATCCGAAGATTTAACGTAGTCGAACGGACAGAACGAGTAATAAACAAAGATAAACCTATACCAGCGCCATTGCACAAAGCAGACGCTGAGCGGCTGAAACAACTTCTTAAAG ATGATCCACAACTTAAAGAAGAGCTTGTGAATAAAAATTCAACTCTTGGAAAGAATTTACACAGTGTTTACGTTACATCTAAAGGGGAT ttacctaATATATACCCCCAATCAAAAACCAAGTTACCACAAAATCGAGCTCAAGAATTTAATAGTGCGTTCACGTTTCAAGAACCAGAAGTTGTTCCTCCAGGGCGGTATACGCTTACACAAATTACTGAATGTATAGCTGATCATTataaagataaacaaatttacacatCACAAGTTTTAGCTGATCGAGTTaagattgataaaaaattaatgg ataatatactaaaatactacAGGGTATTTGATATGTATATACCAGAAAAGATGGTAGAAAAGAAGACCTCTCCTAAATTGTTCTTAAGTAATGCCATTGACAAGATTAGACAGAGCTtagaaatagataaatataaggAAGAACGAAAACAGATCGGTAAAGATTAA